The following is a genomic window from Mycobacterium parmense.
GTCCGGCAGCTGCACGCCCACGGCCCCGGCGTGCTGTCGCGCCCGGTCTCGTCGATCATGACCGCCACCGTCGCCACCTGCACGAAGTCCGACACGGTGGATTCCCTGAGCCTGCTGATGACCAAGAACCGGGTGCGCCACGTGCCCGTGCTGGAGGGCAACAAGCTGATCGGCATCGTCAGCATCGGTGACGTGGTGAAGACCCGCATGGAGGAACTCGAGGCCGAGCAGGCGCAGCTGCACTCCTACATCACGCAAGGCTGAGCACGGCGAGGGCAGACCTTCCGATCAGCGCCACGAGTAGTCGGCCCGCAGTCGGGCGGCCACGACGTCGAAGATCTCACGGTCCAGGATCGCGCCCTCGCGGCGGATCCCCTCCTCGGGCACTTCCAGCACCCGGTCGAGCCGCACCCAGCTCTTCCTGCCCTCGTAGTCCCAGTTCCCCGCACCGATGCCGATCCAGTCCGGGTCGACGGCGTGGCGTTCCTGACTGGACACCATCAGCCCGAGCAGGACGCTGCGGTCACGGCCCACGACCAGCACCGGCCGGTCCTTGCCGCGAGTGGGATCGTCCTCGTAGACCACCCACGTCCACACGATCTCGCCGGGATCGGCGCGACCGTCGAGGTTGG
Proteins encoded in this region:
- a CDS encoding type II toxin-antitoxin system PemK/MazF family toxin codes for the protein MAPARKSQWKTFQRFAENLVLNSAPRLARHLENSQTVLRELQQAVKITANVIAATAPQSPAVTAGRPVTNASFPTAHRARKLVYAPNLDGRADPGEIVWTWVVYEDDPTRGKDRPVLVVGRDRSVLLGLMVSSQERHAVDPDWIGIGAGNWDYEGRKSWVRLDRVLEVPEEGIRREGAILDREIFDVVAARLRADYSWR
- a CDS encoding CBS domain-containing protein, with protein sequence MRIADVLRNKGAAVVTINPDATVGELLAGLAEQNIGAMVVVGDEGVAGIVSERDVVRQLHAHGPGVLSRPVSSIMTATVATCTKSDTVDSLSLLMTKNRVRHVPVLEGNKLIGIVSIGDVVKTRMEELEAEQAQLHSYITQG